The following are from one region of the Cynocephalus volans isolate mCynVol1 chromosome 17, mCynVol1.pri, whole genome shotgun sequence genome:
- the LOC134365860 gene encoding translationally-controlled tumor protein-like, with protein MIIYRDLISHDEMFSDIYKIRESADGLCLKVEGKMVSRTEGNIDDSLIGGNASAEGPEGEGTESTVITGVDIVMNHHLQETSFTKEAYKKYIKDYMKSIKGKLEEQRPERVKPFMTGAAEQIKHILANFKNYQFFIGENMNPDGMVALLDYREDGVTPYMIFFKDGLEMEKC; from the coding sequence ATGATCATCTACCGGGACCTCATCAGCCATGATGAGATGTTCTCCGACATTTACAAGATCCGGGAGAGCGCGGACGGGCTGTGCCTGAAAGTGGAGGGGAAGATGGTCAGTAGGACAGAGGGTAACATTGATGACTCGCTCATTGGTGGAAATGCCTCCGCTGAAGGGCCCGAGGGCGAAGGTACTGAAAGCACAGTAATCACTGGTGTTGATATTGTCATGAACCATCACTTGCAGGAAACTAGCTTCACGAAAGAAGCCTACAAGAAGTACATCAAAGATTACATGAAATCAATCAAAGGGAAACTTGAAGAACAGAGGCCAGAAAGAGTAAAACCTTTTATGACAGGGGCTGCAGAACAAATCAAGCACATCCTTGCTAATTTCAAAAACTACCAATTCTTTATTGGTGAAAACATGAATCCAGATGGCATGGTTGCTCTGCTGGACTACCGTGAGGATGGTGTGACCCCatatatgattttctttaaggatggtttagaaatggaaaaatgttaa